Sequence from the Methanobrevibacter arboriphilus genome:
AGAATATTTAATATAGATATAAACTATCTATATTTATTTAGTAAAATAGTATTAATTATTAATGAATTAATAATATAATCTGTAAATTTATTGATAAAATATTATTAGTTTATTAAGTGTTTTATGAATTACTAATTTAATTAACTTAATTTAATGGGTTATTCAGTTAATAAAACTAGTAAAATAAAAACTAGTTATAGAGTCTAGAGGTGGAAGAATTAAATTGAGAAAAAAGACATTTATTATACTTATATTTTGTCTATTTTTCATTGGAATAAGTGCAGGTTATGCTAGTAATGCGACTGATTATAGTTCAAATTTAGGAGAAAATAATATAGAAAGTAACAATATTCAAGATATAGCTCAAGAAAATGTAAATAATCTTAGTAGTACAAATGAAAGTGCAAACAAGGTTAAAAACACTTCTAATACTAATTCTAATATTAATACTAATAATAATACTAATAATAATCCTAAAACTACTGTAACTGGTAAGGCAGCTGCTGGTGAACCTAGTAAATTAACTCAAAGTCAAATATTGAAAGCATCTAAAACCATCAATACTTATATAAAAAAGTATAAAAAACTACCTAATAGTATTACTATTGGAGGATATAAGTTTTCAATGCCTGAATATATGTATATATTAAGTAAATATATACACTACCAATATAATCAAAAATCAACATCAGTAACTATAAAATATAATGTTAAAAATCCAAGTAATCCGACTGGAGTTACTATAAAAGGTTCATTAACTAAAGCACAATATTATTCATATTCAAAAAAGATAATAAAATATATAAATTCCAATAATAGGATACCAAATTATTTAACTACAAAATTAGGAACTATGCAGTATCAAACTGTAATATCAATGCTAAATAAGATAGTATATTTTAAATCTGTTAAAGGGTATTTACCATCAAAAATAACTGTAAAAATATCAAAAAATAACAATATAAATAAAGTAATTCCAAAATATACACGACTTATAACACCATCAAAACCTACTGTGAGTAGTGGAATAAGTTTAGCTGATATAAAAGACGCTGCGTCTAGAGTAAATGCATTTGTTAATCAAAACGATGAATTGCCAAATTATGTAGAAATAAATTCTAAAAAATATACAATGTCTAATTTTTTATATTTATTGAGTTGTGCAATCACTAATATTAATAGTGGTTCATCAAGTGGAATTAGTTCTATTTCTGTAAGTAATCCAACAAAACCTGCTGGAAATTCAATAAATGGTAAATTATCCAAGGCAAATTTTGTATCTCTTGCAAAAAATGTTACAAAATTTATAAAATCTAACAAACAAGCTCCAAATTATGCAAATTCTCCAATTGGGAAAATTCAATTCCAAACAATCGTGTGGGAATTTTCAAAAATAATAGAGTATTCATCTAAAAATAATAAATTACCATCATCAGTAACTATAAATGTAAAATCTAATAACCCTATTAATTCAGGTGGTACTGGTGGAGGTAGTTCAGCAAAAACTACAGTATTAAACGATAAAAATACATTCAGTACCAGTGAACTGCAAAAATATCTAAAAAACACAAAAAATTGTCTAGTTACTAACTCTGAAATACAAAAATTAGCAACAAGCATAACAAAAGATTGTAATAATGACTTAGAAAAAGCAACAGCCATATATAACTGGATGCAAAAAAATATAGACTACAGTT
This genomic interval carries:
- a CDS encoding pseudomurein-binding repeat-containing protein encodes the protein MRKKTFIILIFCLFFIGISAGYASNATDYSSNLGENNIESNNIQDIAQENVNNLSSTNESANKVKNTSNTNSNINTNNNTNNNPKTTVTGKAAAGEPSKLTQSQILKASKTINTYIKKYKKLPNSITIGGYKFSMPEYMYILSKYIHYQYNQKSTSVTIKYNVKNPSNPTGVTIKGSLTKAQYYSYSKKIIKYINSNNRIPNYLTTKLGTMQYQTVISMLNKIVYFKSVKGYLPSKITVKISKNNNINKVIPKYTRLITPSKPTVSSGISLADIKDAASRVNAFVNQNDELPNYVEINSKKYTMSNFLYLLSCAITNINSGSSSGISSISVSNPTKPAGNSINGKLSKANFVSLAKNVTKFIKSNKQAPNYANSPIGKIQFQTIVWEFSKIIEYSSKNNKLPSSVTINVKSNNPINSGGTGGGSSAKTTVLNDKNTFSTSELQKYLKNTKNCLVTNSEIQKLATSITKDCNNDLEKATAIYNWMQKNIDYSFYYDTKYGAVKTSQLKYGNCVDQAHLSIALYRASGLAARYVHGTCTFSSGNVYGHVWVQVLIDDTWTVSDTTSSRNDLGVVNNWNPNTYKLKSGKVAEILF